In Tachysurus vachellii isolate PV-2020 chromosome 12, HZAU_Pvac_v1, whole genome shotgun sequence, the following are encoded in one genomic region:
- the chfr gene encoding E3 ubiquitin-protein ligase CHFR, translated as MERTDDVRVEQPQQAWGKLVRVGTSIESTLTMLLINKECTVGRRKGCDLSFPASKLVSGDHCKITQDQESGQVWLQDTSTNGTVINMSKLVKRQKHLLQSGDVIYFVYRKSEPEQNIAYVYHSMTPSHSDSQDTEELSCSELMERIDTDVDPAPVEPVTLPFVPQEMKIRPGFEESQPSTSYNIAMPTTHTHTGTGFSEVRSTQTSVKRTDGEREIDECVQPDRKRQKTDDPYVMCSDVGETGAAAVPPKSGTDGGEGSKTDKMEESLTCIICQDLLYDCVSLQPCMHTFCAACYSEWMERSSLCPTCRCPVERIRKNHILNNLVEAYVLQHPEKCRSEEDIRSMDARNKITQDMLQPKVERYFSDEEGSSDYLFELSDNDSDTSDLSQPYMMCRQCPGYKVNLTIAPWGHYPTSLLNPDGPSTSSGIRTDTQKFTCPSPSSHLICTCCLQPMPDRRAEHIGTNTSPQHCLVCQRPFCHLYWGCVGCRGCLAQFSDLDLTDKCLDGVLNNNHYESEVLQNYLSSRGKTWKVMLQEALQHTQEGLYHLSDYRINGNSFLCYCCGLRFFKELAYAYRANIPAAELPAAVTMRPDCYWGRNCRTQIKAHHAMKFNHICEQTRFKN; from the exons ATGGAGAGAACAGACGACGTGAGGGTGGAGCAGCCGCAGCAGGCGTGGGGGAAACTGGTACGAGTCGGAACGTCTATAGAATCCACACTCACTATGTTACTCATTAATAAAGAGTGTACTGTGGGCCGGAGAAAag GCTGCGATCTGTCATTTCCTGCCAGTAAACTGGTGTCAGGTGATCACTGTAAAATCACACAGGATCAGGAGTCGGGGCAGGTTTGGCTCCAGGACaccag tACGAATGGGACGGTGATAAACATGTCCAAACTGGTGAAGAGACAGAAACACTTACTGCAGAGCGGTGACGTGATCTACTTTGTGTACAGGAAGAGTGAACCAGAGCAGA ACATTGCATATGTTTATCACTCCATGACTCCTTCACACTCAGACTCTCAGGACACTGAAG AGTTATCGTGTTCAGAGCTGATGGAGAGAATCGATACAGATGTTGATCCTGCTCCTGTGGAACCTGTTACACTCCCATTCGTACCGCAGGAGATGAAGATCCGGCCTGGTTTTGAGGAATCTCAACCCTCTACTTCTTACAACATCGCCAtgccaacaacacacacacacaccggaacAG GTTTTAGTGAGGTGAGATCAACACAGACGTCAGTGAAGCgtacagatggagagagagagatagacgaGTGTGTGCAGCCAGACAGGAAGAGACAGAAAACAG ATGATCCGTACGTGATGTGTTCCGATGTGGGTGAAACCGGCGCTGCAGCAGTTCCTCCTAAATCAGGGACGGATGGAGGTGAAGGAAGTAAAACAGATAAAATGGAGGAATCTCTCACCTGCATCATCTGTCAGGATTTACTATACGACTGTGTCAG tctGCAGCCCTGTATGCATACATTCTGTGCAGCTTGTTACTCTGAGTGGATGGAGcgttcctctctctgtcccacCTGTCGCTGTCCCGTGGAGAGAATCCGCAAAAATCACATCCTCAACAACCTGGTTGAGGCATACGTGCTTCAACACCCTg agaaGTGCCGCAGTGAGGAGGACATACGCAGCATGGACGCTCGTAATAAGATCACACAGGACATGCTGCAGCCCAAAGTGGAGAGATATTTCTCTGATGAAGAAGGAAGCTCTGATTATCTGTTTGAACTGTCTGATAACGACAGCGACACGTCTGATCTCAG TCAGCCGTACATGATGTGCAGGCAGTGTCCAGGATATAAAGTGAACCTAACCATCGCCCCCTGGGGACATTACCCCACCAGTCTGCTGAACCCAGACGGACCGTCCACGTCCTCGGGGATCCGCACAG ACACTCAGAAGTTTACCTGTCCCTCTCCCAGCAGTCACCTGATCTGTACCTGCTGTTTACAGCCAATGCCTGATCGCAGGGCGGAGCACATCGGCACTAACACCTCCCCCCAGCACt GTTTGGTGTGTCAGAGGCCGTTCTGTCACCTGTATTGGGGCTGCGTGGGGTGTCGGGGTTGTTTAGCACAGTTTAGTG ATCTGGATCTGACGGATAAATGTTTGGATGGTGTCCTCAACAACAATCACTACGAGTCTGAGGTCCTGCAG AATTACTTGAGTTCCAGAGGAAAGACGTGGAAGGTGATGTTACAGGAGGCGCTACAGCACACACAGGAAGGCCTCTACCACCTGTCTG ATTACCGTATTAATGGAAACTCCTTCCTGTGTTACTGCTGTGGACTTCGCTTCTTTAAAGAGCTTGCATATGCTTACAGAGCTAACATTCCTGCTGCTGAGctaccag CTGCAGTGACGATGAGACCGGATTGTTATTGGGGTCGTAATTGCAGAACACAAATCAAAGCTCATCATGCCAT gaaatttaacCACATTTGTGAGCAGACGCGCTTTAAGAACTGA